CTGTCATCTCTTGGGAGGCAAAGAAGCAGCCTGTTGTCTCCCTCTCTTCAGCTGAGGCTGAATATATGTATGTTAGcaaggttgttgttgaattagTGTGGTTATTAAGACTCCTTGCATATTTCAATGTTATTGTTTCTGCTCCTGTCCCTGTATACTGTGATAATCAGGCTGCAATTCACATAGCTAAAAATCTTGTATTCCATGAGAGGACCAAGCATATAGAAGTGGACTGCCACTTCATCAGAACTAAGCTCAATGAGAGCCTAGTTGAGTTGCATCATGTTCCAACAGCTTCTCAATTGGCAGATATCTTTACTAAGCCTCTAAATGGGCTACTTCACCACAAACTTTTGCTCAAGTTTGGTGTTCAAGCCCCCTCCAACTTGCGGGAGGAAGGGGGTGTTGGAGTGGCAAATATACAATCAGCTGTTGTGGATCCTACATGAACGTCTCATTGTTTTCTTGATGTATTTTTTTGTACTCATCCATATATGTATTTTCTGTAGCTaaaattgtaatagttagaacatGTAGTAGTTGTATTAGTTTAGTCGCAATTCTTAGTTTCGGGTTAGTTCCAATTGTATATAAGGACAACTAGCCCATTGTAGACGGTTACCAAttcattttccacatttcatGAAATGAAGTTCTTCTCttctctcactttctctctctaaaatctcaaTTGCTTTTCTTCAATTTCGAGTTCTTTTACAATTTTAACAGTTTGACAGTTGTAGATTGACATTGTATGTCGCAAATGGTGAACAAATATGTCCAATAAAAAGAACAATATTGTTAAGGAGGATGAGAATAGTGGAGATGAggatgctgagatggatgtgcTCGCACACCAGAAGCGATAAAATTAGGAATGTAGTTATCCGGGACAAGGTTGGGGTGGCCCTTATAGATGATCAAGTGCGGGAAGTAAGGCTGAGATGGTTCAGACATTTGAAGAGGAGAGAGGCAGATGCCTCGGTAAAAAGGTGCGAGAGGTTAGCTGTTGCGGGCTTGAGGAGGGTAGAGGTAGTCCGAAGAAGTATTGGAGTGAGGTGATTAGGCAAGACATGACACAACTTCAGCTCAATGAGGACATGACCCttgataggagggtgtggaggtcGAGAATTAGGATAGAAGGGTAGTGGGTAATCGTACACTTTTATTTTTCGTTTCCGGAGTTTAGCATTATTattgtattttcttatttttggaTTGCTATTACTACCTGTTGTTTCTTTATCCTCGGTTATCCCATTATCTTGCTATTGTTTTTACTTTTTGCTACTAACTACTTTTCGTCTTACTACGAGCCGAGGGTCTTCTAGAAACAACTTCTCTATCTTCCCAAGGTagagataaggtctgcgtacacattCCTTCCCCAGACCGACCTTTCTTATGGGATTATACTAagtatgctgttgttgttgttaaggAAAAATGAATTGCTGACAGAAG
The sequence above is a segment of the Lycium barbarum isolate Lr01 chromosome 6, ASM1917538v2, whole genome shotgun sequence genome. Coding sequences within it:
- the LOC132643920 gene encoding secreted RxLR effector protein 161-like, which encodes MGDLMPNAECYRSLVGKLNFLTHTRPDLCFVIQHFSQYLQKPTYSHMKVVFHLLRYLKSFADVGVSFFNSPDFSISPYYDSDWAIFLDTRRSITGLYVILGGSVISWEAKKQPVVSLSSAEAEYMYVSKVVVELVWLLRLLAYFNVIVSAPVPVYCDNQAAIHIAKNLVFHERTKHIEVDCHFIRTKLNESLVELHHVPTASQLADIFTKPLNGLLHHKLLLKFGVQAPSNLREEGGVGVANIQSAVVDPT